A genomic segment from Drosophila miranda strain MSH22 chromosome 3, D.miranda_PacBio2.1, whole genome shotgun sequence encodes:
- the LOC108158367 gene encoding uncharacterized protein LOC108158367, translating into MDPITFFGLLYWLMCMILFGPAMFFVSVYLPELPVRYVKSLRQQT; encoded by the coding sequence ATGGACCCCATTACATTTTTCGGCTTGCTCTACTGGTTGATGTGCATGATATTGTTCGGGCCGGCGATGTTCTTTGTCTCCGTTTATCTGCCGGAGCTTCCAGTGCGATATGTGAAAAGCCTGAGGCAGCAAACATAA